A genomic region of Bosea sp. 124 contains the following coding sequences:
- a CDS encoding IclR family transcriptional regulator, giving the protein MSTEPDSASAKAAPAGTSTLDLALRAVEYLVQQSRPAALAQIAEALSASKATIYRHLVTLQRHGFVRQDAETGRYDAGIKLVVLGEALRQRFDIVAAAREELMTLRDHTGQAVTLCSVIDDEVIVLELIQGRTLVEFATRRGTPMAYHASAHGKIWLAFGSQERLRRIAAGPLKAWTPGSIVSGEALLAEIATVHERGWATAPDEVITGVNALAAPVFDHRKILVGSIAIVGSTQFIPPIPDPEQIREVVGSAARISRGLTWQD; this is encoded by the coding sequence TTGTCGACGGAACCGGATTCAGCTTCGGCCAAAGCCGCGCCTGCGGGCACCAGCACTCTCGATCTCGCGCTGCGCGCGGTCGAGTACCTGGTGCAGCAGAGCCGTCCGGCTGCGCTGGCGCAGATCGCCGAGGCCCTGTCGGCATCGAAGGCGACCATCTACCGGCACCTGGTGACGCTGCAGCGCCACGGCTTCGTGCGCCAGGACGCCGAGACCGGGCGCTATGACGCCGGCATCAAGCTCGTGGTTCTCGGCGAGGCCCTGCGGCAGCGCTTCGACATCGTCGCCGCAGCGCGCGAGGAACTGATGACCTTGCGCGACCATACCGGGCAGGCGGTGACACTATGCTCCGTGATCGACGACGAGGTGATCGTCCTCGAACTGATCCAGGGCCGCACCCTGGTCGAGTTCGCGACCCGGCGCGGCACGCCCATGGCCTACCATGCCAGCGCCCATGGCAAGATCTGGCTCGCCTTCGGATCGCAAGAGCGCCTGCGCCGGATCGCAGCCGGCCCGCTCAAGGCCTGGACGCCGGGCAGCATCGTCTCGGGCGAGGCGCTGCTGGCGGAAATCGCAACCGTACACGAGCGCGGCTGGGCGACCGCGCCCGACGAGGTCATCACCGGCGTCAACGCGCTGGCGGCTCCCGTCTTCGACCACCGCAAGATTCTCGTCGGCTCGATCGCCATCGTCGGCTCGACGCAGTTCATTCCCCCCATTCCCGATCCCGAACAGATCCGTGAGGTCGTCGGCAGCGCCGCACGCATCTCGCGCGGCTTGACCTGGCAAGACTAA
- a CDS encoding hydantoinase/oxoprolinase family protein, giving the protein MTYSLAVDIGGTFTDIVLRDSRGGLSVDKTLTTHHDLLEGFFRGVDSVLGKAGVEAGAIDGVVVHATTVVTNALIERKGLPTALVVTEGFRDVLSIRNEHRYDMYDPQIEFPEPLVTRELTFGIKERVLADGTVALAPSPADITKLAADIRASGARALAICFLNSFANPENEALVAAALARELNDVFICTSAEVAPQIREYQRASTATVNAYAMPISQPYLKRLSDRLRVEGFANTPLIMLSSGGVVGAETAGKNPVRMIESGPAAGALAACHYAELLGIDRLMSFDMGGTTAKACLIENRTPLITGLFEVDRRYRFREGSGLPVTVPSIDLIEIGAGGGSIAHVDDLGLLKVGPESAGSNPGPACYGRGGRNATVTDADLVLGLIDAENFLGGDMSLDKAACDAALTRLGDALGLNAVQAARGIYRIVTEAMASAARTHATDRGVDYRGLPLFAFGGAGPLHACGVADLLQSTSVIVPPQSSVLSAFGTLVTPVRLDLVRSDLTRVDQLDWARVDRVIGDLESEGLAALGESGCAAADVTILVGADMRYVGQQHEVTIIFEADPRQSRDVAALTAQFEAAYRTLYGVNPSHVPIELVTWRVVARGPLPHFDGQDRAQIAAGAPKRRRPVHAWEDGQSVPVYERAALATGQTITGPAIIEERETTTALPPGWSATIDALGCIVATKG; this is encoded by the coding sequence ATGACCTATTCGCTGGCCGTCGATATCGGCGGGACCTTCACCGACATCGTCCTGCGCGACTCCCGCGGGGGCCTCAGCGTCGACAAGACGCTGACCACCCATCACGACCTGCTGGAAGGCTTCTTCCGCGGCGTCGATTCCGTGCTGGGCAAGGCCGGCGTCGAAGCCGGCGCGATCGACGGTGTCGTGGTCCACGCCACCACGGTCGTCACCAACGCGCTGATCGAGCGCAAGGGCCTGCCGACGGCGCTCGTCGTCACCGAGGGCTTCCGCGACGTGCTCTCGATCCGCAACGAGCACCGCTACGACATGTACGATCCGCAGATCGAGTTTCCCGAGCCGCTGGTGACGCGCGAATTGACCTTCGGCATCAAGGAGCGCGTGCTGGCGGATGGAACGGTGGCGCTTGCGCCCAGCCCTGCGGACATCACCAAGCTCGCCGCCGATATTCGCGCCAGCGGAGCACGCGCGCTGGCGATCTGCTTCCTGAACAGCTTCGCCAATCCGGAAAACGAGGCGCTGGTCGCAGCCGCGCTGGCGCGCGAGCTCAACGATGTCTTCATCTGCACCTCGGCCGAGGTCGCGCCGCAGATCCGCGAATACCAGCGCGCTTCGACCGCGACGGTGAACGCCTATGCGATGCCGATCTCGCAGCCCTATCTGAAGCGGCTGAGCGACCGGCTGCGGGTCGAGGGCTTCGCCAACACGCCGCTGATCATGCTGTCCTCCGGCGGCGTCGTCGGCGCCGAGACCGCGGGCAAGAACCCGGTGCGCATGATCGAGAGCGGGCCCGCAGCAGGGGCCCTCGCCGCCTGCCACTATGCGGAGTTGCTCGGCATCGACCGGCTGATGTCCTTCGACATGGGCGGCACCACCGCCAAGGCCTGCCTGATCGAGAACCGCACGCCGCTGATCACCGGACTGTTCGAGGTCGACCGGCGCTACCGCTTCCGCGAAGGCAGCGGCCTGCCCGTCACCGTGCCCTCGATCGACCTGATCGAGATCGGCGCTGGCGGCGGCAGCATCGCCCATGTCGATGATCTCGGCCTGCTCAAGGTCGGCCCGGAAAGCGCCGGCTCCAATCCGGGCCCGGCCTGCTACGGCCGCGGCGGCAGGAATGCGACCGTCACCGATGCCGACCTCGTGCTCGGGCTGATCGACGCCGAGAACTTCCTCGGCGGCGACATGTCGCTCGACAAGGCGGCCTGCGACGCTGCGCTGACACGGCTCGGAGACGCACTCGGCCTCAATGCGGTGCAGGCGGCGCGCGGCATCTACCGCATCGTGACGGAGGCGATGGCCTCCGCGGCGCGCACCCACGCCACCGATCGCGGTGTCGATTATCGCGGCCTGCCGCTCTTCGCCTTCGGCGGCGCCGGCCCGCTGCATGCCTGCGGCGTCGCCGATCTGCTGCAGAGCACCTCGGTCATCGTCCCGCCCCAGTCGAGCGTGCTCTCGGCCTTCGGCACGCTCGTCACCCCCGTCCGGCTCGATCTCGTGCGCAGCGATCTCACGCGGGTCGACCAGCTCGACTGGGCGCGTGTCGACCGCGTGATCGGCGATCTCGAAAGCGAGGGACTGGCGGCTCTGGGTGAATCCGGCTGCGCGGCCGCCGATGTCACGATCCTGGTCGGTGCCGACATGCGCTATGTCGGCCAGCAGCACGAAGTAACGATCATCTTCGAGGCCGATCCGCGCCAGAGCCGCGATGTCGCCGCGCTGACGGCGCAGTTCGAGGCGGCCTACCGCACGCTCTACGGCGTCAACCCCTCGCATGTGCCGATCGAGCTGGTGACCTGGCGCGTCGTCGCGCGCGGCCCCCTGCCGCATTTCGACGGCCAGGACAGGGCGCAGATCGCGGCCGGCGCGCCCAAGCGCCGCCGCCCGGTCCATGCCTGGGAGGACGGCCAGTCCGTCCCCGTCTACGAGCGCGCCGCGCTCGCCACCGGCCAGACCATCACCGGCCCCGCCATCATCGAGGAGCGCGAGACCACGACCGCGCTGCCGCCCGGCTGGAGCGCGACGATCGACGCGCTCGGCTGCATCGTCGCCACGAAAGGCTGA
- a CDS encoding hydantoinase B/oxoprolinase family protein: MAKPPAMDGVELEILWSNLIGIVNERAKALQRIAFSPIVREAGDLACALFDQRGRMVAQANTGTPGHINSLAIAGAHLVRLFKGRCEPGDVLITNDPWLSAGHFFDITILTPIFDGEKLLAYIGSTIHHTDIGGYGIGAGARDVHEEGLWIPPLKLYERGKPSEMLHDIIRRNVRTPDAVFGDLSAQVSSGEAAAEHLITLCERYGIDDIEALSDEIIDRSEEATRNAIRKLKPGTYHGETSFDVPGGEIITLKTALTVDTESGSIIVDFEGSSPQTTTGINVVLNYTHAYSTFAIRSCLNPDLPNNTGSLAPIEVRAPVGSIINCAYPAPVNARHVVGMYVPMPILKALHQVMPERVLAEGSGAVWTIQIQGRRPSGEAFTSSMFNYSGGMGARAGKPGPSATCYPTGVAAVPIEILEAAMPIVFDRKELRPGSGGKGRMQGGDGQIIQFHMRTDHAWLLNAVPSRLERGPDGIDGGLPGAAGRFLVNGTSVSEAKKLTMQAGDVVLLETPGGGGYGKPVT, encoded by the coding sequence ATGGCCAAGCCCCCCGCGATGGACGGCGTCGAACTCGAGATCCTCTGGTCGAACCTGATCGGCATCGTCAACGAGCGCGCCAAGGCGCTGCAGCGCATCGCCTTCAGCCCGATCGTCCGCGAAGCCGGCGACCTCGCCTGCGCGCTCTTCGACCAGCGCGGACGCATGGTGGCGCAGGCCAATACCGGCACGCCCGGCCACATCAACTCCCTCGCCATCGCCGGCGCGCATCTGGTGCGCCTGTTCAAGGGGCGCTGCGAGCCCGGCGACGTGCTGATCACCAACGATCCCTGGCTCTCGGCCGGGCACTTCTTCGACATCACGATCCTGACGCCGATCTTCGACGGAGAGAAGCTGCTCGCCTATATCGGCTCGACCATCCACCACACCGATATCGGTGGCTACGGCATCGGCGCCGGCGCCCGCGACGTGCATGAAGAAGGGCTCTGGATTCCGCCGCTCAAGCTCTATGAGCGCGGCAAGCCGAGCGAGATGCTGCACGACATCATCCGCCGCAACGTCCGCACGCCCGACGCCGTCTTCGGCGATCTCTCGGCGCAGGTCTCGTCGGGCGAGGCCGCGGCCGAGCACCTGATCACGCTGTGCGAGCGCTATGGCATCGACGACATCGAGGCCCTGTCGGACGAGATCATCGACCGCTCGGAAGAGGCGACGCGCAACGCCATCCGCAAGCTGAAGCCCGGCACCTATCACGGCGAGACCTCATTCGACGTGCCCGGCGGCGAGATCATCACGCTGAAGACCGCGCTCACCGTCGATACCGAGAGCGGTTCGATCATCGTCGATTTCGAGGGCTCCTCGCCGCAGACGACGACCGGCATCAACGTCGTCCTGAACTACACCCACGCCTATTCGACCTTTGCGATCCGCTCCTGCCTCAATCCGGACCTGCCCAACAACACCGGGTCGCTGGCGCCGATCGAGGTGCGCGCGCCGGTGGGCTCGATCATCAACTGCGCCTATCCGGCCCCGGTGAATGCGCGCCATGTGGTGGGCATGTATGTGCCGATGCCGATCCTGAAGGCGCTGCATCAGGTCATGCCGGAGCGCGTTCTGGCCGAAGGGTCGGGCGCGGTCTGGACGATCCAGATCCAGGGCCGGCGGCCGAGCGGCGAGGCCTTCACCTCGTCGATGTTCAACTATTCCGGCGGCATGGGTGCGCGCGCCGGCAAGCCGGGACCGAGTGCCACCTGCTACCCGACCGGCGTGGCGGCGGTGCCGATCGAAATCCTGGAAGCGGCCATGCCGATCGTCTTCGACCGCAAGGAGCTGCGCCCCGGGTCGGGCGGCAAGGGCCGGATGCAGGGCGGTGACGGCCAGATCATCCAGTTCCACATGCGCACCGACCATGCCTGGCTGCTCAACGCCGTGCCGAGCCGGCTCGAGCGCGGCCCCGACGGCATCGATGGCGGGCTGCCTGGGGCGGCCGGCCGCTTCCTGGTCAACGGCACATCCGTCAGCGAGGCGAAGAAGCTGACCATGCAGGCCGGCGACGTCGTGTTGCTGGAAACGCCGGGCGGCGGCGGCTACGGCAAGCCGGTCACCTGA
- a CDS encoding ABC transporter substrate-binding protein, whose protein sequence is MMKHILFAAGLTAGIAVAGAQGVHAQEPYKIGVSAGLTGYAATVDRAWRDGVELAVAAVNAKGGVMGRKLQVVVEDNRSEPQESVTVYRKMLSSDKVDVFISGCVSAGNFAAAGLVVRAKVPMMLCSILPQQPDHLQWAFTTLPPAGFEVDKRLEYLKEKTQIRKIAVLHDPTPYANLQKGVAERNAAKFGLEVVSVDQYKQDDADLSVQISKARAAGAGAILKIGLGGTTLTAAKNIKQLGADMLLLTSLEDLAVFGPVSEVLGDKFFFVASPSQVYEALAEGDLKNGIKAFLDPWREKFKDRDPNWASRGWDGVMLTVAAIEKAKSFEGEKLRAAYEELTGFQGTTGMYNFRPDLHQGITRNPFVLATIEAGKVKVVQ, encoded by the coding sequence ATGATGAAGCATATTCTCTTTGCAGCGGGGTTGACCGCCGGCATCGCGGTCGCCGGCGCACAAGGCGTCCACGCCCAGGAACCCTACAAGATCGGCGTCTCGGCCGGCCTCACGGGCTATGCCGCGACGGTCGATCGCGCCTGGCGCGACGGCGTCGAACTCGCAGTCGCGGCGGTGAACGCCAAGGGCGGCGTGATGGGCCGCAAGCTCCAGGTCGTGGTCGAGGACAACCGCTCCGAACCGCAGGAATCGGTGACCGTCTACCGGAAGATGCTGAGCTCCGACAAGGTCGACGTCTTCATCAGCGGCTGCGTCTCGGCCGGCAATTTCGCCGCGGCCGGCCTGGTCGTGCGCGCCAAGGTGCCGATGATGCTGTGCTCGATCCTGCCGCAGCAGCCGGACCATCTGCAATGGGCCTTCACCACCCTGCCGCCGGCCGGCTTTGAGGTCGACAAGCGCCTGGAATACCTCAAGGAGAAGACGCAGATTCGCAAGATCGCGGTGCTGCACGACCCGACCCCCTACGCCAATCTGCAGAAGGGCGTGGCCGAGCGCAATGCCGCGAAGTTCGGTCTCGAGGTCGTCTCGGTCGACCAATACAAGCAGGACGATGCCGATCTCAGCGTGCAGATCAGCAAGGCCCGCGCGGCAGGTGCCGGCGCGATCCTGAAGATCGGCCTCGGCGGCACCACCCTGACCGCCGCCAAGAACATCAAGCAGCTCGGCGCCGATATGCTGCTGCTGACCAGCCTCGAGGATCTGGCCGTGTTCGGCCCCGTCTCCGAGGTGCTGGGCGACAAGTTCTTCTTCGTCGCCTCGCCGTCGCAGGTTTACGAGGCGCTGGCCGAGGGCGACCTGAAAAACGGAATCAAGGCCTTCCTCGATCCGTGGCGCGAGAAGTTCAAGGACCGTGATCCGAACTGGGCCTCGCGCGGCTGGGACGGCGTCATGCTGACCGTCGCGGCCATCGAGAAGGCGAAATCCTTCGAGGGCGAGAAGCTGCGCGCGGCCTATGAGGAGCTGACCGGCTTCCAGGGGACGACGGGCATGTACAACTTCCGGCCCGACTTGCATCAGGGCATCACCCGCAACCCCTTCGTGCTGGCGACGATCGAGGCCGGCAAGGTCAAGGTGGTGCAATGA